One genomic segment of Arachis duranensis cultivar V14167 chromosome 4, aradu.V14167.gnm2.J7QH, whole genome shotgun sequence includes these proteins:
- the LOC107485404 gene encoding NADH dehydrogenase [ubiquinone] 1 alpha subcomplex subunit 1 — MNLRWMEAMLPLGIIAGMLCAMGGIQYTIHKAAHGRPKHIGNDMWDVAMERRDKKLMEQASASSN; from the exons ATGAATTTGCGATGGATGGAAGCGATGCTGCCACTGGGGATCATAGCGGGAATGCTCTGCGCCATGGGTGGCATTCAGTACACCATTCACAAAGCCGCTCACGGCAGA CCTAAGCACATTGGGAACGATATGTGGGACGTCGCCATGGAACGGAGGGACAAGAAGCTCATGGAACAAGCCTCCGCTTCTTCCAATTGA
- the LOC107485402 gene encoding uncharacterized protein LOC107485402: MGLLHTNLVMFFLLLCFEPLHTTAADSSLPSGAKALDATLQHYAHNALVKPKTGTIYNAQLPSNLNGIKVSALRLRSGSLRRKGYPNYNEFEIPKGIIERPYVERLVLVYQNLGNLDLSRKYYPLENYTYLAPILGLLAYNGSDLSTRNLPELDDVKAYGDPVLIKFRNVKPVPSGAVAKCVWFDLKGTSNFTNVTGEGNTCSTSQQGHFAIVVESPSAPSPAPAPAGGGGGGGKKSHKKVWIIVGSVLGGLALLVVLLLLVLWIQKYKEKKKMQQMERAAEVGEALNMTSIGDTMAPSATVTRTQPSLEHEYAP, encoded by the coding sequence ATGGGGCTTCTTCATACAAATCTAGttatgttttttcttcttctatgctTTGAACCACTTCACACTACTGCTGCTGATTCTTCTTTACCAAGTGGAGCAAAGGCCCTTGATGCAACTCTTCAGCATTATGCACACAATGCTTTGGTGAAGCCAAAAACAGGTACAATTTACAATGCTCAGCTTCCTTCAAATTTGAATGGGATTAAGGTTTCAGCATTGAGATTAAGGAGTGGAAGTTTAAGGAGAAAAGGGTATCCTAATTACAATGAGTTTGAGATCCCCAAAGGAATCATTGAGAGGCCTTATGTAGAAAGGTTGGTTTTGGTGTACCAAAATTTGGGGAATTTAGATTTGTCCAGAAAGTATTATCCATTGGAAAATTACACATATCTGGCTCCAATTTTGGGACTTTTAGCTTATAATGGTTCAGATTTATCAACCAGGAATCTACCAGAACTAGATGATGTCAAAGCATATGGTGACCCTGTATTGATCAAGTTCCGAAATGTGAAGCCGGTTCCTAGTGGCGCCGTTGCGAAATGTGTGTGGTTTGATTTAAAGGGTACTTCCAATTTCACCAATGTAACAGGAGAAGGCAACACATGTTCTACTTCCCAACAAGGGCATTTTGCCATTGTGGTTGAATCACCTTCGGCTCCATCGCCAGCTCCTGCGCCagcaggaggaggaggaggaggagggaagaagagTCACAAGAAGGTGTGGATCATTGTTGGTTCTGTGTTGGGAGGTCTTGCATTGTTGGTGGtgttgttattgttagtttTGTGGATtcaaaagtacaaagaaaagaagaaaatgcaaCAAATGGAAAGGGCTGCAGAGGTAGGAGAAGCTCTTAACATGACTTCCATTGGAGATACAATGGCACCTTCTGCAACAGTTACAAGAACACAACCATCCCTTGAACATGAATATGCACCCTGA